A window from uncultured Desulfobacter sp. encodes these proteins:
- a CDS encoding ATP-binding protein has product MIFSGQWYKKRTPLLYGRWNCIGWLLIPILFLILCNPGISQALPPLFAYQNPLATEAPPWNRAWTYVAYCLAAIVIWLGGWCLAQKRIEKKFKNQAAELAQVKQVIEQLRSIDRMKSELLKKQDQVENELVKHKQKLEEMVKERTLELNAAKDKAEAASQAKGEFLANMSHEIRTPLNLIIGFSDIIYKEIHDEDMKEYVGTIRSAGNSLLAMLNDVLDLSKAEYGSFPLAYAPFNLDGLLRELNQLYLKASQIKGLEFSVEKGEKVPANIVLDRVRLRQVLMNITGNAIKFTSSGFVKITAGHRHLEKEDSHSELFFIIQDSGIGIAPDQKEKIFERFSQQKGQSFDTYGGTGIGLSISQKIVQAMGGTIEVDSTPGKGSSFRVSIPNVESENGTIKSTPCETVLAKTEGQGEFKVICPDAVEYTPMALEKLKALLSLLENEMKGRCEHLRDAMIIGKVEAFAREITALGQTYGYPPLQVWGETVSKQAKTFDMASLPDTLKCFPGLIEQLSRLI; this is encoded by the coding sequence ATGATATTTTCAGGTCAATGGTATAAAAAAAGAACGCCCCTCTTGTATGGACGTTGGAACTGCATTGGATGGCTTCTGATTCCCATTTTGTTCCTGATTCTATGCAATCCCGGCATATCACAGGCCTTGCCCCCCCTATTTGCCTATCAAAATCCTCTGGCCACAGAAGCACCGCCCTGGAATCGGGCCTGGACCTATGTGGCATACTGTCTTGCCGCCATCGTAATCTGGCTTGGCGGCTGGTGTCTTGCCCAGAAAAGGATAGAAAAAAAATTCAAAAACCAGGCCGCAGAACTGGCACAGGTGAAACAGGTCATCGAACAGCTGCGTTCCATTGACAGAATGAAATCCGAGTTGCTCAAAAAACAGGACCAGGTGGAAAACGAACTCGTCAAACACAAACAAAAGCTTGAAGAGATGGTAAAGGAACGGACCCTGGAACTCAATGCCGCAAAGGATAAGGCCGAGGCTGCCAGCCAGGCCAAGGGGGAATTTCTGGCCAATATGAGTCATGAAATCAGAACCCCGTTGAATCTGATCATCGGATTTTCCGACATCATTTATAAAGAAATCCACGATGAAGACATGAAAGAGTATGTGGGAACCATCCGCTCTGCCGGAAATTCGCTGCTGGCCATGCTCAATGATGTCCTTGATTTGTCAAAAGCGGAATACGGAAGCTTTCCCCTGGCATACGCGCCCTTTAACCTGGACGGTCTGCTCAGAGAACTTAACCAGCTGTACCTCAAGGCGTCCCAGATCAAAGGCCTTGAATTTTCCGTGGAAAAGGGAGAAAAAGTCCCCGCAAACATCGTTCTGGACAGGGTCAGACTCAGGCAGGTCCTCATGAACATCACTGGAAATGCCATTAAGTTCACCTCATCCGGATTTGTGAAGATCACGGCCGGGCATCGGCACCTCGAAAAGGAGGACAGCCATTCAGAACTCTTCTTTATCATACAGGACAGCGGCATCGGCATTGCACCGGACCAGAAAGAGAAAATATTTGAAAGATTCAGCCAGCAAAAGGGCCAGAGCTTTGACACATACGGCGGCACGGGAATCGGGCTCTCCATCTCCCAGAAAATCGTGCAGGCCATGGGCGGCACCATTGAGGTGGACTCAACACCCGGCAAGGGGAGCAGCTTCCGGGTGTCCATTCCCAATGTGGAAAGCGAAAACGGCACGATAAAGTCCACGCCCTGTGAAACCGTTCTGGCCAAAACCGAAGGGCAAGGGGAATTCAAAGTTATCTGTCCTGATGCTGTGGAATATACACCCATGGCCCTTGAAAAACTAAAGGCGTTGTTATCTCTGCTTGAAAATGAGATGAAAGGCAGATGTGAACACCTTCGAGACGCCATGATCATCGGCAAGGTAGAAGCTTTTGCCCGGGAGATCACAGCACTGGGTCAGACCTATGGATATCCGCCCTTGCAGGTATGGGGGGAAACTGTGTCCAAACAGGCCAAAACCTTTGATATGGCCTCACTGCCGGACACGTTAAAGTGCTTTCCCGGCCTGATTGAGCAACTCTCCCGCCTTATTTGA
- a CDS encoding rubrerythrin family protein codes for MATTNDNLKEAFAGESQANQKYRAFAKKAEKEGFANIAKLFKTTAEAERIHAEGHLGALGMIASTADNLQAAIDGETDEFTNMYPPMLEQAEADGHKAKIMFKFALGAEAVHANLYTKALEAVKKGVDLDVSDFYLCPICGYIELGSAPEKCPICSAKQSKFVQID; via the coding sequence ATGGCAACAACAAATGATAATCTAAAAGAAGCGTTTGCAGGAGAAAGCCAGGCCAACCAGAAGTACAGAGCGTTTGCAAAAAAAGCCGAAAAAGAAGGGTTTGCAAACATTGCAAAACTGTTTAAGACCACGGCCGAAGCAGAACGTATTCATGCCGAAGGTCACCTGGGTGCTTTGGGTATGATCGCGTCAACCGCTGATAATCTTCAGGCAGCCATTGACGGTGAAACCGATGAGTTCACCAACATGTATCCGCCCATGCTCGAACAGGCAGAGGCAGACGGTCATAAAGCCAAAATCATGTTTAAATTTGCCCTGGGTGCAGAAGCCGTGCATGCCAACCTCTACACAAAGGCTCTCGAAGCCGTCAAAAAAGGCGTGGATCTGGATGTCAGTGACTTTTACCTGTGCCCGATCTGCGGCTACATTGAACTGGGCTCAGCCCCTGAAAAATGTCCGATCTGCTCGGCCAAACAATCCAAGTTTGTACAGATTGACTAA
- a CDS encoding methyl-accepting chemotaxis protein: MNFKSVRMKIAGLAGICLILSSAILVGYGLYSGAASRNMVKSRVSSLVEAQALAGLKNLAGNYAGQIQVQFQVALDAARTMADVFMVSKSGNGNLEVGRDQLNAILLEVLKKNPNFNGTYSCWEPNGIDGRDDMFKTGQDGNNSVTGRFTPYWTRDQNGNIAVQPLVEYDTMDKHPNGVLKGGWYIVPRQEHKESVLAPLPYIVQGKQVWLATLSVPILVGDKFYGVAGTDYNLDFVQKLSESVDKELFDGKGGVTIISDMGLIVADSEKPELIGKHLKNLIPQDWQTYVENVQAGKSVAAIDEEDGSFEVLSSIELGRTGKPWGLMIRISKETVLADANALYSDLAAEARSSSIMQVVVGLVIAVVAILLLWYAAGGIVKPIRNTVDMLKDIAEGEGDLTKRLDIKAKDEIGELAHWFNLFMESLQQLIRQIVSDAGSLNTSSGDLSAIAVKMTDGAESMATRSKAVTSGAEEVSANMMSLASSSEEAASNVNMVAAATEEMTSTIGEIARKSENSRTISESAVSKAGDVSEKLSRLGEGAQEISKVTEVISDISEQINLLALNATIEAARAGEAGKGFTVVASEIKDLAKQTAEATESVKVQIGNVQGATDETVSEVGQILDIIKEVSDIVSSISQEVESQATVTQEISQNISQTSEGIQNVNENVNRSSDLIGSISEEIGEVDQSVQDVSESIGEVNAKAEELTALSEKLHELVGKFKV, translated from the coding sequence ATGAATTTTAAATCTGTCAGGATGAAGATCGCTGGGCTAGCGGGGATTTGTCTTATTCTATCATCCGCTATTCTGGTGGGTTACGGTTTGTATTCCGGCGCAGCAAGCCGTAACATGGTTAAATCAAGAGTCTCTTCTCTGGTTGAGGCCCAAGCGCTTGCCGGCCTGAAAAATCTGGCCGGCAACTATGCCGGACAAATTCAGGTCCAATTCCAAGTTGCGTTGGATGCGGCCAGGACGATGGCAGATGTCTTCATGGTTTCTAAATCCGGAAACGGCAACCTGGAAGTGGGAAGAGATCAGCTTAATGCCATTTTGCTTGAGGTGCTCAAAAAGAATCCCAATTTCAACGGAACCTATTCTTGTTGGGAACCCAACGGCATAGACGGCCGGGATGATATGTTTAAAACAGGACAGGATGGGAACAATTCCGTGACCGGACGTTTTACACCGTATTGGACCCGGGATCAAAACGGCAATATCGCAGTGCAGCCTTTGGTGGAATACGATACGATGGACAAGCACCCCAACGGTGTTCTTAAAGGCGGCTGGTATATCGTCCCCAGGCAGGAACACAAGGAAAGCGTCTTGGCTCCGCTCCCCTATATCGTCCAGGGTAAACAGGTATGGCTGGCAACCTTGTCGGTCCCTATATTGGTCGGGGATAAATTTTATGGTGTGGCCGGCACCGATTATAATCTCGATTTTGTCCAGAAATTATCCGAGAGCGTTGATAAAGAGCTGTTCGACGGGAAAGGCGGCGTAACGATTATCAGTGATATGGGACTGATCGTTGCGGACAGCGAAAAGCCGGAACTGATCGGCAAGCATTTAAAAAATCTCATTCCCCAGGACTGGCAGACTTATGTGGAAAATGTTCAAGCCGGAAAGAGCGTTGCGGCGATTGACGAAGAAGATGGCTCTTTTGAGGTCCTTTCGTCCATAGAATTAGGTAGGACCGGAAAACCTTGGGGGCTCATGATCCGGATCTCCAAGGAGACAGTGCTGGCAGACGCCAATGCCCTGTACAGTGATTTAGCCGCCGAGGCCCGGAGCAGCAGCATTATGCAGGTTGTGGTCGGTCTTGTCATTGCCGTGGTTGCCATTCTCTTGCTCTGGTACGCAGCCGGCGGGATCGTGAAACCCATTCGCAATACGGTGGATATGCTTAAAGATATTGCCGAAGGGGAAGGCGATCTGACCAAACGCCTTGACATCAAAGCGAAAGACGAAATCGGCGAACTGGCCCACTGGTTCAACCTTTTTATGGAGAGCCTCCAGCAACTGATTCGGCAGATCGTCTCCGATGCCGGGTCCCTGAATACCAGTTCGGGTGATCTTTCGGCCATAGCCGTGAAAATGACCGATGGCGCAGAATCCATGGCGACTCGATCCAAAGCAGTAACATCCGGTGCAGAAGAGGTCAGTGCCAATATGATGAGTCTGGCCTCATCCAGTGAAGAGGCGGCTTCCAATGTGAATATGGTTGCTGCCGCCACGGAAGAGATGACATCAACCATTGGTGAAATTGCACGAAAATCGGAAAACTCCAGAACGATTTCAGAATCCGCCGTTTCCAAGGCCGGAGATGTGTCTGAAAAATTGAGCCGATTGGGAGAAGGTGCCCAGGAAATCAGTAAGGTAACCGAGGTAATTTCAGATATTTCTGAACAGATCAATTTGCTGGCCCTGAATGCCACCATTGAGGCCGCCCGGGCCGGTGAGGCCGGTAAAGGATTTACGGTTGTGGCCTCGGAGATCAAAGATCTTGCCAAACAGACCGCAGAAGCCACCGAATCGGTGAAAGTGCAGATCGGCAATGTCCAGGGAGCCACCGATGAAACCGTTTCCGAAGTCGGCCAGATCCTCGACATTATCAAAGAGGTCAGCGATATTGTCTCATCCATTTCCCAGGAAGTTGAAAGCCAGGCAACCGTCACCCAGGAGATCTCCCAGAATATCTCCCAGACCTCGGAAGGAATTCAGAATGTTAATGAGAATGTGAACCGCAGTTCCGATCTGATCGGTTCCATATCAGAAGAGATTGGAGAGGTGGATCAGTCCGTGCAAGACGTGTCTGAGTCCATCGGAGAAGTCAACGCGAAGGCCGAAGAGCTAACCGCACTTTCCGAAAAACTGCATGAGCTTGTGGGTAAGTTTAAGGTGTAA
- the ptsP gene encoding phosphoenolpyruvate--protein phosphotransferase — MNRKQPDHLNLLFDMGELASIITSGSDIEAFLTGASELVAKHLQAHVCSIYLFDTRSKDLVLKATRGLKPEAVNQVRMLPGEGLVGKCFSQDQILRVGNARTSPGFKYFDNAGEEPFNSFLCVPIRRGVIKIGVLVVQHREMDHFTLLDERALRTAATQLAGAVENARLLMALEPDAAEIEEDPDALSKKFPAFIKGKSDGDGMAYGTIRPSRRKRKAILFEADTANVTYSLADFQTAVAKTIDELKVLQDKFAASLPESESLIFTAHFMMLKDKNFTGKMKAQIEQGISPVTAIQQVVLKYIKVFSDNPNAYMQEKAVDVEDLGIRLLSHLKAVHTPKAPDRGTIFVTQDLYPSDMMKLTADGIRGIVLVGGGVTAHVTILARSLSIPLIIADDPVFIDLPDTTQLLLDAAQGNIYINPDKNTLAIFKGKQEAENRAKPRDMQAATYTLDNRRIRLLANINLLSEIPRARELKVEGIGLYRTEFPFLIRSGFPSEDEQYFIYKGLFDKTEPGTITTVRTLDAGGDKVIKHTDFIQEANPALGLRSIRFSLKHRQIFRAQLKAILRAAHGRQKVRLMFPLISSIDEFIAAKQVMTECIRQLEQEGVPHKNDPEVGMMVELPSVLATIDEFAQLADFFSIGTNDFIQYMLGADRGNKLVAEHYIYYHPAVNRGIAKIAQAGIDHGIDVSVCGEMAHDPGHIPFLIGVGITTLSVDPKFLPRVQATIMETSFSQARTYARKLLDQTRVEDAAKVLQTGPGGC; from the coding sequence ATGAATAGAAAACAACCCGACCACCTGAACCTGTTGTTTGACATGGGGGAACTTGCTTCCATTATCACCAGCGGATCAGACATTGAAGCGTTTTTAACCGGGGCCAGCGAACTTGTGGCAAAGCACCTCCAGGCCCATGTCTGCTCCATTTACCTTTTTGATACCCGGTCCAAAGATCTGGTGCTCAAAGCCACCCGGGGACTGAAACCCGAAGCCGTCAACCAGGTCAGGATGCTGCCCGGAGAGGGATTGGTTGGAAAATGCTTCTCCCAGGACCAGATTCTAAGGGTGGGAAACGCAAGAACAAGCCCGGGGTTTAAATACTTTGACAATGCAGGGGAAGAACCCTTTAACTCTTTTTTGTGTGTGCCCATCCGGCGCGGGGTGATAAAAATCGGCGTCCTGGTGGTCCAGCACCGGGAGATGGACCATTTTACCCTGCTTGATGAACGGGCATTGAGAACGGCTGCCACCCAGTTGGCCGGAGCCGTTGAAAATGCAAGGCTGCTCATGGCCCTGGAACCTGATGCGGCGGAGATAGAAGAAGATCCGGACGCGCTTTCAAAAAAATTCCCAGCATTTATTAAAGGCAAATCCGACGGAGACGGCATGGCCTATGGTACAATCAGGCCGTCAAGAAGAAAACGCAAAGCCATTTTGTTTGAGGCGGACACAGCGAATGTCACCTATTCCCTGGCTGATTTTCAAACGGCCGTGGCAAAAACCATTGATGAATTAAAGGTGCTGCAGGATAAATTTGCTGCAAGTTTGCCGGAGAGCGAATCTTTAATTTTCACGGCCCATTTCATGATGCTCAAGGATAAAAATTTCACGGGAAAAATGAAAGCCCAGATCGAACAGGGCATCTCGCCGGTGACAGCCATCCAGCAGGTGGTGTTAAAATACATCAAAGTCTTTTCGGACAATCCCAATGCCTATATGCAGGAAAAAGCAGTGGATGTTGAAGACTTAGGCATCCGTCTGTTGTCCCATCTCAAGGCCGTGCACACCCCAAAAGCCCCTGACAGGGGTACGATTTTTGTTACCCAGGACCTTTATCCTTCGGACATGATGAAGCTCACCGCCGACGGCATCCGGGGCATTGTGCTGGTGGGCGGCGGCGTCACCGCCCATGTTACTATCCTTGCCAGGTCCCTGTCCATTCCGCTGATTATTGCCGATGATCCTGTGTTCATCGACCTGCCCGACACCACCCAGCTGCTGCTGGATGCCGCCCAGGGCAATATTTACATCAATCCGGACAAAAATACCCTGGCCATATTCAAGGGCAAACAGGAGGCTGAGAACCGGGCAAAGCCCCGGGATATGCAGGCTGCCACCTACACCCTTGACAACAGACGCATCCGGTTACTTGCCAATATCAACCTGCTCAGTGAAATCCCCAGGGCCCGGGAACTGAAAGTTGAAGGTATCGGCCTTTACCGTACCGAATTTCCGTTTCTGATCCGTTCCGGGTTTCCTTCGGAGGACGAACAATACTTCATTTATAAGGGATTGTTTGACAAAACGGAACCGGGAACCATCACCACGGTGCGCACCCTGGATGCCGGTGGAGACAAGGTCATAAAACATACGGATTTCATCCAGGAAGCCAATCCGGCTTTAGGGTTGCGCTCCATTCGCTTCTCCTTAAAGCACCGCCAGATTTTCCGGGCACAGCTCAAAGCCATTTTAAGGGCCGCCCATGGCAGACAGAAGGTTCGCCTGATGTTCCCGTTAATCTCCTCCATCGACGAATTCATAGCGGCAAAGCAGGTCATGACCGAATGTATCCGCCAGTTGGAACAAGAGGGTGTGCCCCACAAAAACGATCCCGAAGTCGGCATGATGGTTGAACTGCCCTCGGTGCTTGCCACCATAGACGAATTTGCGCAGCTGGCAGATTTTTTTTCCATCGGTACCAATGATTTTATCCAGTATATGCTGGGTGCTGACCGGGGCAATAAACTGGTGGCCGAACACTATATATATTATCATCCCGCCGTAAACCGGGGCATTGCAAAGATTGCCCAGGCAGGGATCGACCACGGCATCGACGTGTCCGTGTGCGGAGAGATGGCCCATGATCCCGGGCACATCCCATTTTTGATCGGGGTGGGCATCACCACCCTCAGCGTGGACCCCAAATTTTTGCCCAGGGTCCAGGCCACGATTATGGAGACAAGTTTTTCCCAGGCAAGGACCTATGCCCGAAAACTGCTGGACCAGACCCGGGTCGAGGATGCCGCAAAGGTGTTGCAAACCGGACCTGGCGGTTGCTGA
- a CDS encoding DVU0298 family protein, with protein METRKRRTMKPYGRKLKKQVGEILRLNSRSQALEELARIPDAQLTGHLFSYFYNTDELIKFRSVTAMGELAARIADKGLENARVIMRRLMWNLNDESGGIGWGSPEAMGEILSKSPALAREFKSILFSYLDHRGNHIEHEMLQRGVLWGIGTYLGSAPNDLTDVTREQLQEYLYSKDPVKCGYAIRALSNAHAFECMVLPDSIQADTTTVDIYTRWNFAPARISDMVWACAPERIMAGNE; from the coding sequence ATGGAGACCAGAAAGAGAAGAACCATGAAACCATACGGCAGAAAATTAAAAAAACAGGTGGGAGAAATCCTCAGGCTTAACAGCCGCAGCCAGGCCCTGGAAGAACTGGCCCGGATTCCTGATGCCCAGCTCACAGGCCATCTGTTCTCATACTTCTACAATACGGATGAGTTGATCAAATTTCGCAGTGTGACCGCCATGGGGGAGCTTGCTGCAAGGATTGCGGACAAGGGCCTGGAAAACGCCAGAGTAATAATGAGGCGGCTTATGTGGAACCTGAATGACGAATCTGGCGGCATTGGCTGGGGGTCACCCGAGGCCATGGGGGAAATTTTAAGCAAAAGCCCGGCCCTGGCCCGGGAGTTTAAAAGCATTCTTTTCTCCTATCTGGACCACAGAGGAAACCACATTGAGCATGAAATGCTCCAGCGAGGGGTTTTGTGGGGAATTGGTACATATCTTGGGTCTGCACCCAACGACCTGACCGATGTGACCCGGGAACAGCTCCAGGAATATTTGTACTCAAAAGATCCGGTGAAATGCGGATATGCCATCAGGGCGTTGTCCAATGCCCATGCGTTTGAATGTATGGTTCTGCCCGATTCTATCCAGGCAGACACAACAACCGTTGACATTTACACCCGGTGGAATTTTGCCCCCGCCCGGATATCGGATATGGTTTGGGCCTGCGCCCCTGAACGAATCATGGCCGGAAATGAATAA
- a CDS encoding ferredoxin: protein MNEPKKPVIDLGCCIECGVCIDLAPHAFEINDAGYVDLIPLDSYEDDEDVLEAVKNCPRDCITWE from the coding sequence ATGAATGAACCCAAAAAACCGGTAATTGATCTTGGCTGCTGCATTGAATGCGGTGTCTGTATTGATCTTGCCCCACACGCCTTTGAAATTAATGATGCGGGTTATGTGGACCTGATTCCCCTTGACAGCTACGAAGATGACGAAGATGTCCTTGAAGCTGTGAAAAACTGCCCCAGGGACTGTATTACCTGGGAATAA
- a CDS encoding flagellar assembly protein A: protein MENRSDNIKERSLLSLALKCRLISSAQEKQILSYYIEQREQHPDVSMVRIFQERDFLSDEQIHFLYAVKEHLQMKMLDKRFGELGIANKFIGPEQVKRALEQQNEIFRKTRESILIGDILLEKNEISKANKAAILLTQDRIEDKFLAQSFNDIATSEMERLNINMRFGAIAVKQGFVSLDQLNQALKMQNVRNAEIQEKVYLGQVLQELFGLSDKNLTTILKTQKRLEKQRLSLEKALVLYNQERKRGKGLSRVFEYRFSKNKLSAFITLKKAVSENMDLSDFVAWLKNIGITHGICGEKEIRKFFKTAAVGDAFKVAQGTPPVKPVDGRAEIVFDASQRGAGKDNAPRTGPGFVKKGDILARIFPPREGTAGMDVCGFKITPPEGRVVNLADGKGVMKKGDLFFADVDGTPILFKGRTLFVTQTDISYPTRHLSGNVSGNLGDEYLNCNLKVEGDIGPGALVKCHDIVVYGDVRGRIQASGKIQIQGRVEYYRDQGEDMRKISADDDIYINKEIVNAVIISAARMVALNSDLISSTVRALDEIMLKNVYTRGPAPSILQVGKNPSDKLKAINDAVKVKKERLKALLHKTELRDIERQFERKIQTQDSYLEQQTILQYLLKQMDDNGFTQLPETNETASAMIQQFKSAVEKTDADPMDWPAAETFMADLFLELKHMRPEAQNAHLRKLHDLKYRMYKASVNATTRHNNEYKVRKELLMKKIGKNADEIKQLRREVEELLVKKDYMKLNKSGRDVSDHSFIRVKNKVEAGTLIKICSSSLEVTPTVYGVKFSRKQKKDAQNSEIIIEGLYE from the coding sequence TTGGAAAATCGAAGTGATAACATTAAAGAACGCAGTTTGCTCAGCCTGGCCCTGAAGTGCCGGTTGATTTCCTCTGCCCAGGAAAAGCAGATTCTGTCATACTATATTGAACAAAGAGAACAGCATCCGGATGTTTCCATGGTCCGGATTTTCCAAGAGCGTGATTTTCTTTCAGACGAACAGATTCATTTTTTGTACGCGGTAAAAGAGCATCTGCAGATGAAGATGCTGGACAAGCGGTTTGGCGAACTTGGCATTGCCAATAAATTTATAGGTCCTGAACAGGTAAAAAGAGCCCTTGAACAGCAGAATGAAATTTTTAGAAAGACCCGGGAGAGCATATTGATCGGCGATATTCTTCTGGAGAAAAATGAGATTTCAAAAGCCAATAAAGCCGCGATTCTTCTAACCCAGGACCGTATTGAGGATAAATTTTTGGCGCAGTCTTTCAATGACATCGCCACGTCCGAGATGGAGCGGCTTAACATCAACATGCGCTTCGGGGCAATTGCCGTTAAACAAGGATTTGTCTCTTTAGACCAGCTGAACCAGGCATTGAAAATGCAGAATGTCCGAAACGCTGAAATCCAAGAAAAAGTATATCTGGGACAAGTTCTTCAAGAATTGTTCGGGTTGTCGGATAAAAATCTGACAACGATTCTCAAGACACAAAAAAGACTTGAAAAACAGCGTCTTTCCCTTGAAAAGGCACTGGTCTTGTATAATCAGGAACGCAAGCGGGGCAAGGGGCTGTCCAGGGTGTTTGAATATCGTTTTTCAAAAAATAAATTATCCGCCTTTATTACGCTCAAAAAAGCCGTTTCAGAAAACATGGATCTGTCTGATTTTGTGGCATGGCTTAAAAATATAGGTATTACACACGGCATCTGCGGTGAGAAAGAGATTCGAAAATTTTTTAAAACAGCCGCTGTGGGAGATGCGTTTAAAGTTGCCCAGGGAACGCCGCCGGTAAAGCCTGTGGACGGCAGGGCCGAAATCGTCTTTGATGCGTCTCAAAGGGGGGCAGGCAAAGATAATGCCCCCCGGACCGGACCGGGATTTGTCAAAAAGGGTGATATTTTGGCCAGAATTTTTCCGCCCAGGGAAGGCACGGCGGGGATGGATGTGTGCGGCTTTAAAATTACACCGCCGGAAGGGCGGGTGGTCAATCTGGCCGACGGTAAAGGTGTGATGAAAAAAGGGGATCTGTTTTTTGCTGATGTTGACGGCACGCCCATTCTGTTCAAAGGCAGGACTTTGTTTGTCACGCAGACTGACATCTCATATCCCACCCGCCACCTCTCCGGAAACGTCTCCGGAAACCTGGGAGACGAATATCTTAACTGCAACCTCAAGGTGGAGGGCGACATCGGCCCCGGCGCCCTGGTGAAGTGCCATGACATTGTGGTGTACGGCGATGTGCGGGGACGGATACAGGCATCGGGGAAAATTCAGATACAGGGCCGTGTTGAATATTATCGTGACCAGGGCGAAGATATGCGTAAAATAAGTGCGGATGACGATATCTATATCAACAAAGAGATCGTTAATGCGGTAATTATCAGCGCCGCGAGAATGGTGGCGCTAAATTCCGATCTTATCTCTTCAACGGTACGCGCGCTGGACGAAATCATGCTGAAAAATGTCTATACCAGAGGCCCTGCACCTTCGATTTTACAGGTAGGCAAAAATCCAAGTGACAAATTAAAAGCCATTAACGATGCAGTTAAAGTTAAAAAAGAACGTCTGAAGGCATTACTTCACAAGACAGAACTGCGGGACATTGAACGTCAGTTTGAAAGGAAAATTCAGACGCAGGACAGTTATCTTGAACAGCAGACTATTCTTCAATATCTTTTGAAACAGATGGATGACAACGGCTTTACCCAATTGCCGGAAACCAATGAAACCGCGTCAGCCATGATTCAACAATTTAAATCAGCGGTAGAAAAAACGGATGCAGATCCCATGGATTGGCCTGCGGCAGAGACATTTATGGCGGATCTCTTTTTGGAGTTGAAACATATGCGGCCCGAAGCTCAAAACGCGCATCTTCGTAAACTCCATGATCTCAAATACCGCATGTACAAGGCCTCTGTGAATGCAACAACCCGGCACAACAATGAATACAAGGTCCGAAAAGAGCTGTTAATGAAGAAAATAGGAAAAAACGCAGATGAGATAAAACAGCTTCGCCGGGAGGTTGAAGAACTTCTGGTGAAAAAGGATTATATGAAGCTGAACAAGTCCGGCCGGGACGTGTCGGACCATAGTTTTATCCGGGTAAAAAATAAGGTGGAGGCCGGCACTCTGATAAAGATCTGTTCATCTTCCTTAGAAGTAACGCCAACCGTTTACGGTGTAAAGTTCAGCAGAAAACAAAAAAAGGATGCCCAAAATTCTGAAATCATCATTGAAGGGCTTTATGAATAA